The following proteins are encoded in a genomic region of Phragmites australis chromosome 9, lpPhrAust1.1, whole genome shotgun sequence:
- the LOC133929402 gene encoding photosystem I reaction center subunit VI, chloroplastic-like: protein MASLAAVSVQPVAVKGLAGSSISGRKIAVRPSPRALCRSTRKPRAAVVAKYGEKSVYFDLDDIGNTTGQWDLYGSDAPSPYNPLQSKFFETFAAPFTKRGVLLKFLLLGGGSLLAYVSASASPDLLPIKKGPQLPPQAGPRGKI from the exons ATGGCCTCCctcgccgccgtctccgtccAGCCGGTCGCCGTGAAGGGCCTCGCCGGCAGCTCCATCTCCGGCAGGAAGATCGCCGTCAGGCCGTCGCCCCGCGCCCTCTGCCGCTCCACCCGCAA GCCTCGCGCCGCCGTGGTGGCCAAGTACGGCGAGAAGAGCGTCTACTTTGACCTCGACGACATCGGCAACACCACCGGGCAGTGGGACCTCTACGGCTCCGACGCGCCCTCGCCATACAACCCGCTTCAG AGCAAGTTCTTCGAGACGTTCGCCGCGCCATTCACCAAGAGGGGTGTGTTGCTGAAGTTCCTGCTGCTGGGCGGCGGCTCCCTGCTGGCCTACGTCAGCGCGTCGGcgtcgccggaccttctgccgATCAAGAAGGGCCCGCAGCTGCCGCCGCAGGCGGGCCCACGTGGCAAGATCTAA